A genomic region of Exiguobacterium oxidotolerans JCM 12280 contains the following coding sequences:
- the phoU gene encoding phosphate signaling complex protein PhoU, with protein MATHRTIFGENLAVLDQKVFLLARKTMQQIATTAEALEKYDHDIARNVIENDNELDALELEINDDAILLIAKQQPVATDLRRLVAAMKIATDLERIADYAGNISKAVLRVETFPYVIDISLLKEAFETLLDMTETAIVAYRDGDIEKAKALSDLDNIIDETTYKALRQYMRHMSLQPIVVDEIMQFTNICRYIERMGDHLTNVGEHLIYLEKGKHYDLNN; from the coding sequence ATGGCCACTCACCGTACGATTTTTGGAGAAAACTTGGCAGTACTCGATCAAAAAGTCTTTCTTCTTGCCCGCAAGACGATGCAACAGATTGCGACGACAGCAGAAGCACTTGAAAAATATGATCATGATATCGCACGTAACGTCATCGAAAATGACAATGAACTTGATGCGCTTGAACTTGAAATCAACGATGATGCGATTCTGTTGATTGCGAAACAACAACCAGTTGCAACGGATTTACGTCGACTCGTGGCAGCGATGAAAATCGCGACAGACTTAGAGCGGATTGCTGATTACGCAGGTAATATCTCAAAAGCGGTCTTACGCGTCGAGACATTCCCGTACGTGATTGATATCTCGCTCTTGAAAGAAGCGTTCGAAACGTTGCTCGATATGACAGAAACCGCGATCGTCGCCTATCGTGATGGCGACATCGAAAAAGCGAAAGCGTTATCCGATCTCGACAACATTATTGATGAGACGACATATAAAGCGCTTCGCCAATACATGCGCCATATGTCATTGCAACCGATCGTCGTCGATGAAATCATGCAGTTCACGAACATCTGCCGCTACATCGAACGGATGGGTGACCACTTGACGAATGTCGGGGAACATCTCATCTATCTCGAAAAAGGAAAACACTACGATTTAAATAACTAA
- the pstC gene encoding phosphate ABC transporter permease subunit PstC, whose protein sequence is MNSSSKGSVRELIQQNRKQKFSMKNIMERIMPIVLFLCAFASVVTTIGIILTLVIETEHFFEVVSIKEFFGSTSWYPLNSVPEYGIWPLVVGTLEITVIAMLVAVPIGLTAAIYLSEYASERARRVLKPILEVLAGVPTIVFGFFALTFVTPLLDKLIPGLAIYNALSPGIVVGIMIIPMIASISEDAMSSVPKKIRDGALALGSTRLEVALKVVVPAALSGIIASIVLGMSRAIGETMIVTIAGGSNPTATVNPLEPVQTMTAYIVQVALGDAGYGTVEYYSIYAVGTLLFVFTLVMNLLANWITRRFREEY, encoded by the coding sequence ATGAATTCATCATCAAAGGGTTCGGTTCGAGAGCTGATTCAACAGAACCGTAAACAAAAGTTTAGTATGAAAAACATCATGGAACGAATTATGCCAATCGTCTTATTTTTATGTGCGTTTGCTTCAGTCGTTACGACCATTGGCATCATTCTCACGTTAGTCATTGAAACGGAACATTTCTTTGAAGTCGTCTCAATCAAAGAATTTTTCGGTAGTACGAGCTGGTACCCGTTGAACTCAGTTCCTGAGTATGGGATCTGGCCGCTCGTCGTTGGAACACTTGAGATTACCGTGATTGCGATGCTAGTTGCCGTGCCGATCGGACTCACTGCTGCTATCTATTTAAGTGAGTATGCATCAGAGCGCGCACGTCGTGTGTTAAAACCAATTCTTGAAGTATTGGCAGGGGTGCCAACAATCGTCTTCGGTTTCTTCGCCTTGACGTTCGTCACACCATTACTTGATAAATTAATTCCGGGTCTTGCAATTTACAACGCACTTAGCCCAGGGATTGTCGTCGGAATCATGATCATCCCGATGATTGCTTCGATTTCTGAAGATGCGATGAGTTCTGTTCCGAAAAAAATTCGTGACGGTGCGCTCGCACTTGGTTCGACACGCCTTGAAGTGGCTTTAAAAGTGGTGGTTCCGGCAGCACTTTCAGGTATCATCGCGTCGATCGTCCTAGGGATGTCTCGTGCGATTGGTGAGACGATGATTGTAACGATTGCCGGGGGATCAAATCCTACAGCAACCGTCAATCCGCTTGAACCTGTCCAAACGATGACAGCCTATATCGTTCAAGTCGCACTTGGTGATGCTGGATATGGAACTGTTGAATATTATAGTATCTACGCTGTCGGTACGCTGTTGTTCGTCTTTACACTTGTGATGAACCTCCTCGCGAACTGGATTACGCGTCGTTTCAGAGAGGAGTACTAA
- the pstA gene encoding phosphate ABC transporter permease PstA: MALPEKQPVQKKFIDPVAVKKSISQRLVVNNVTKVIFLMGLLFALVVLGILLVGVLRDGVAWLSLDFLQNGPSRRPERAGVYPALMGTIFLMLLIIPMIFIMGVGAAIYLEEYAKKGRMTSFIEVNISNLAGVPSIVFGLLGLTFFVRNMGFGSTLIAGALTLALMSLPVVIVSSQEAIRSVPQAMRHASLALGASKWQTTFKVVLPASLPGVITGIILAVSRAIGETAPLIMVGAAIFIARAPEGIFSEFTALPIQIYNWTSRPQADFQGLAAAGIIVLMVILLTMNSLAIWIRNRFSKRY; the protein is encoded by the coding sequence ATGGCCTTACCAGAAAAACAACCTGTACAAAAAAAGTTCATTGATCCAGTCGCAGTGAAAAAATCAATCAGTCAGCGTCTTGTCGTCAACAATGTGACGAAAGTAATTTTCTTGATGGGCCTCCTATTTGCTCTCGTCGTCCTTGGTATTCTTCTTGTCGGCGTACTCCGTGATGGTGTTGCATGGTTATCGCTTGATTTCCTTCAGAATGGACCATCTCGACGTCCTGAACGCGCGGGCGTCTATCCGGCACTGATGGGCACGATCTTCTTGATGCTTTTAATCATTCCAATGATTTTCATCATGGGTGTCGGAGCTGCGATTTATTTAGAGGAATATGCGAAAAAAGGACGGATGACGTCGTTCATCGAAGTCAATATCTCGAACTTGGCAGGAGTACCTTCAATCGTTTTTGGTTTGCTCGGTTTGACGTTCTTCGTCCGGAACATGGGCTTCGGTTCAACATTGATTGCTGGAGCGTTGACGCTTGCATTAATGAGCTTGCCGGTCGTCATCGTATCGTCGCAAGAAGCGATTCGTTCGGTGCCGCAAGCGATGCGACATGCTTCACTTGCACTCGGTGCCTCGAAATGGCAGACGACGTTCAAAGTCGTGTTACCGGCGTCACTTCCAGGTGTCATTACCGGAATCATTTTAGCTGTCTCACGTGCGATTGGTGAAACAGCACCGCTTATCATGGTCGGAGCAGCCATCTTCATCGCCCGTGCGCCGGAAGGTATCTTCTCAGAGTTTACGGCGTTGCCGATTCAAATTTATAACTGGACAAGCCGTCCACAAGCTGATTTCCAGGGACTTGCTGCAGCAGGAATCATCGTCTTGATGGTGATCTTATTGACAATGAACTCACTTGCAATCTGGATTCGAAACCGTTTTTCTAAACGTTATTAA
- a CDS encoding superoxide dismutase, producing the protein MSKFELPELGYAYDALEPHIDARTMEIHHSKHHNAYVTNVNAALEGSEHEGKSLEELLQNLDALPANIQTAVRNNGGGHWNHSFFWKLLKKNDGAAPTGELASAIDEAFGSFDAFKDEFAKAATTRFGSGWAWLIVEGGKLAVVSTPNQDTPVMEGKTPILGLDVWEHAYYLNYQNRRPDYINAFFNIIDWDHVAKLYADAK; encoded by the coding sequence ATGTCAAAATTTGAATTACCAGAACTCGGCTACGCTTATGATGCGCTTGAGCCACATATCGATGCTCGTACGATGGAGATTCACCACTCGAAACACCATAATGCTTACGTCACGAACGTCAACGCGGCGCTCGAAGGCTCGGAACACGAAGGGAAATCATTAGAAGAGTTGCTTCAAAACCTTGATGCGCTTCCTGCTAACATTCAAACAGCAGTTCGCAACAACGGTGGCGGTCATTGGAACCACTCATTCTTCTGGAAATTGCTTAAAAAGAATGATGGTGCTGCACCGACAGGCGAACTCGCTTCAGCAATCGATGAAGCATTCGGTTCATTCGATGCATTCAAAGATGAATTTGCAAAAGCAGCGACAACACGCTTTGGATCTGGTTGGGCATGGCTCATCGTCGAAGGTGGCAAGTTGGCTGTCGTTTCGACACCGAACCAAGATACACCGGTCATGGAAGGTAAAACGCCAATCCTCGGACTTGATGTCTGGGAGCATGCGTATTACTTGAACTACCAAAACCGTCGTCCGGATTACATCAATGCATTCTTCAATATCATTGATTGGGATCACGTTGCCAAACTTTACGCTGACGCAAAATAA
- a CDS encoding PstS family phosphate ABC transporter substrate-binding protein, whose translation MSWMKKTALITTVASIAVVGAACGNDEGSSSSSSDLSGKIAIDGSSTVFPIMEAVGEEYSIEQPDVNVTVGVSGTGGGFKRFVVGETDLSNASREIKEEEAAEAEKNGIEYTRMALALDGLTVAVSKENTWVKELTIDQLNKMWQDPNVKTWKDVDSSYPAEPIKFFSPGKDSGTFDYFNEEVMDEKDMRKDVQLSEDDNVLVKGVEGTKGAIGYFGYAYYAENKDKLKEVPLSAEGKDAVDPTPETINDLSYPLSREIYTYVNNKSLNDKKQVADFVKFTNENAGDLAEEVGYVKMKQDRYDENAKAIEDAMK comes from the coding sequence ATGTCTTGGATGAAAAAAACAGCACTTATCACAACAGTAGCTTCAATCGCAGTAGTCGGTGCAGCATGCGGAAATGACGAAGGAAGCTCTTCGAGTTCGTCGGATCTTTCAGGAAAGATTGCAATTGATGGATCGTCAACAGTTTTCCCAATCATGGAAGCAGTCGGAGAAGAATATTCGATTGAACAGCCAGATGTAAACGTAACGGTCGGTGTGTCGGGGACAGGTGGCGGATTCAAACGTTTCGTCGTCGGTGAAACAGATCTTTCGAACGCTTCACGTGAAATCAAAGAAGAAGAAGCAGCAGAAGCAGAAAAAAATGGAATTGAATATACACGAATGGCACTAGCGCTTGACGGATTAACAGTTGCAGTAAGTAAAGAAAACACGTGGGTCAAAGAATTGACGATTGACCAGCTCAATAAAATGTGGCAGGATCCGAACGTCAAAACATGGAAAGATGTCGATTCATCTTACCCAGCAGAACCAATCAAATTCTTCAGCCCTGGTAAAGACTCAGGTACATTTGATTACTTCAATGAAGAAGTAATGGATGAAAAAGATATGCGTAAAGACGTCCAACTTTCTGAAGATGATAACGTCCTCGTTAAAGGTGTCGAAGGAACGAAAGGTGCAATCGGCTACTTCGGTTACGCGTACTATGCTGAAAACAAAGATAAGTTAAAAGAAGTACCATTATCGGCTGAAGGAAAAGATGCTGTTGATCCAACACCAGAAACAATCAACGATCTTTCATATCCACTATCACGTGAAATCTACACGTATGTAAACAACAAATCACTCAACGATAAAAAACAAGTCGCAGACTTTGTGAAATTTACGAATGAAAATGCCGGCGATTTAGCAGAAGAAGTCGGTTACGTCAAAATGAAGCAAGACCGTTATGACGAAAATGCAAAAGCAATCGAAGACGCAATGAAATAA
- a CDS encoding Na/Pi cotransporter family protein, giving the protein MNYDLQEMIFTFIGGLGIFLFGIKYMGDGLQKTAGDRLRYILDKYTSNPLLGILAGIVVTVLIQSSSGTTVIVVGLVSAGLMNLRQAIGVVMGANIGTTITAFIIGFNVKEAALPAIALGAFLIFFFNKERIQYIGQIFFGFGALFYGLTLMGDGMKPLQSSEWFRELTISMSDNPLLGVFVGTVFTFLVQSSSATIGILQELYSGGMIDIKAALPILFGDNIGTTITAVLAALGASIAAKRTAAAHVIFNIVGTIIFLVALPLFSTFIAWITGVLDLEPKMQIAFAHGTFNVVNTLIQCWFIAQIAWLVKKVVPGTDTTVDSKPRHLDQNILNQSSSLALNQAKMEVLRMGEFSKEALGKAHRYTQSHDKKDVSDAGQIEYAINHLNTEVTNYLVKVAANDLSERESNDHSLLMHAVNDFERIGDHVENVIELVDFQIVNRIEFTPKAKKELDEMYVLTQKIVDTAIKAVERDDVSLARQVLELEGKLDSLERSFRKHHVLRVNAGECTGQAGMIFVDLLSNLERIGDHAVNITDLVLEQRSGTA; this is encoded by the coding sequence ATGAATTATGATTTGCAGGAAATGATTTTCACTTTTATTGGTGGACTCGGTATTTTCCTATTCGGTATTAAGTATATGGGAGATGGGCTCCAAAAAACAGCAGGGGACCGACTTCGTTACATTTTAGACAAATACACATCGAACCCGTTACTCGGAATTCTTGCTGGTATTGTCGTCACAGTCTTGATTCAATCATCGTCAGGTACGACCGTCATCGTCGTTGGACTCGTCAGCGCGGGTCTGATGAATTTACGTCAAGCGATCGGTGTCGTCATGGGAGCGAACATCGGAACAACGATCACGGCCTTCATCATCGGCTTTAACGTCAAGGAAGCAGCCCTTCCTGCAATCGCGCTTGGTGCGTTTCTCATCTTCTTCTTCAATAAAGAACGGATTCAATACATCGGACAAATTTTCTTCGGTTTCGGTGCCTTGTTCTATGGTTTGACTTTAATGGGAGATGGCATGAAGCCACTTCAATCAAGTGAATGGTTCCGTGAACTGACAATTTCGATGTCAGACAATCCGTTACTCGGTGTGTTCGTCGGGACGGTCTTTACGTTCCTTGTCCAGTCGTCCTCTGCGACGATTGGTATTTTGCAGGAGCTATACTCTGGTGGCATGATCGATATCAAAGCAGCCCTCCCGATTTTATTCGGGGATAATATCGGAACAACGATCACGGCAGTACTCGCAGCACTCGGTGCATCGATTGCCGCAAAACGGACAGCAGCAGCACACGTCATCTTCAATATCGTCGGTACGATTATTTTCTTAGTCGCCTTACCTTTGTTCTCGACATTCATTGCTTGGATCACAGGTGTACTCGATCTTGAACCGAAAATGCAAATTGCCTTTGCGCACGGTACGTTCAACGTTGTCAACACGTTGATTCAATGTTGGTTCATCGCACAAATTGCATGGCTCGTTAAAAAGGTCGTTCCAGGAACGGATACGACAGTCGATTCAAAACCACGTCACTTGGATCAAAACATCTTGAACCAATCGTCTTCACTTGCGTTGAACCAAGCGAAAATGGAAGTCTTGCGGATGGGTGAGTTCTCAAAAGAAGCACTCGGTAAAGCACATCGCTACACGCAATCACATGATAAAAAAGATGTTTCTGACGCTGGTCAGATTGAATATGCAATCAACCACTTGAACACGGAAGTCACGAACTACCTTGTTAAAGTGGCGGCGAACGATCTCTCTGAACGTGAATCGAACGACCACTCGCTTTTAATGCATGCCGTCAATGACTTCGAACGAATTGGTGACCACGTCGAAAACGTAATTGAACTCGTTGACTTCCAAATCGTCAATCGGATTGAGTTTACCCCGAAAGCGAAAAAAGAGTTGGATGAAATGTACGTTCTAACACAAAAAATCGTCGATACGGCAATCAAAGCTGTTGAGCGTGATGATGTTTCATTAGCACGCCAAGTCCTTGAATTAGAAGGAAAACTCGATTCACTTGAACGGTCATTCCGTAAACACCATGTCTTACGGGTCAATGCTGGGGAGTGTACTGGTCAAGCGGGTATGATTTTCGTTGATCTGTTATCGAACCTCGAACGGATTGGTGATCATGCCGTCAATATTACAGATTTAGTACTTGAACAACGTTCGGGAACGGCTTGA
- the pstB gene encoding phosphate ABC transporter ATP-binding protein PstB, with protein sequence MNQPVAAQDSVYRVDNLNLWYGDDHALKDVNLDIKQNEVTAIIGPSGCGKSTFIKTLNRMVELVPIVRTNGVIEYNGRNIFDKEYEVEELRTSVGMVFQQPNPFPKSIYDNIAYGPRVHGVKNKKILDEIVERSLRGAAIWDEVKDRLNENAYGLSGGQQQRLCIARCLAIEPDVILMDEPTSALDPISTLKVEELVQDLKKDYSIIIVTHNMQQAARVSDKTAFFLNGEVVEFDQTDRIFSNPSDKRTEDYISGRFG encoded by the coding sequence ATGAATCAACCAGTAGCTGCGCAAGACAGTGTATACCGTGTCGACAATTTAAACTTATGGTATGGCGATGACCACGCCTTAAAAGATGTCAACTTAGATATTAAACAAAACGAAGTCACGGCAATCATCGGACCGTCTGGGTGCGGGAAATCGACATTCATCAAAACCTTGAACCGGATGGTCGAGCTCGTGCCAATCGTTCGGACGAACGGTGTCATCGAGTATAATGGCCGTAACATTTTCGATAAAGAATATGAAGTAGAAGAATTACGGACATCAGTCGGTATGGTTTTCCAGCAACCGAACCCGTTCCCGAAATCGATTTATGACAACATCGCATATGGACCACGTGTCCATGGCGTCAAAAACAAAAAGATTTTGGATGAAATCGTGGAACGTAGCTTACGTGGCGCCGCGATTTGGGACGAGGTCAAAGATCGTCTGAATGAAAATGCCTACGGATTATCAGGTGGGCAGCAACAACGTCTTTGTATCGCGCGATGCCTTGCAATCGAACCGGATGTCATCTTAATGGATGAGCCAACTTCAGCACTCGACCCGATTTCGACACTCAAAGTCGAAGAACTCGTTCAAGATTTGAAAAAAGATTATTCAATCATCATCGTGACGCATAACATGCAACAGGCAGCACGTGTGTCGGATAAAACAGCATTCTTCTTGAACGGAGAAGTCGTCGAGTTTGATCAAACGGATCGTATCTTCTCGAATCCAAGTGATAAGCGGACAGAAGATTACATTTCAGGACGATTCGGATAA
- a CDS encoding peptidoglycan D,D-transpeptidase FtsI family protein, whose amino-acid sequence MAKRITVRGRRRNHLPLRLNLMFFVVFLLFAILIFRLGVVQIVNGEKISREVQKTEMIASKYEVPRGKIYDRDGRLLVDTISKYSIVYRRSQNTKVDERIETASRLAAIIHLPKDDWKVTERDLKDYWIATNAEESKRRFDAVMKEKYPTLEDRKKLSIAEENQIMLDTITEKDIDYDDKTMEIVAIKHNMEVGYALDPQLVKLGATAKEMAIIDENLEDLKGVSVEPFYERSYPYEGTLRNIFGKYSKIPAEQQAEYKAKGYSLNDRVGTSFLEQQYEDLLRGKPAYDVYETFNGEPVGEPNREEGESGKDLVLTVDAEYNKQVDQILQQAIKMGRGMGSGYLKEGYAVVMNPQTGEVLAMSGQKLDTATNKFSDVAINNVLTSLQIGSTIKGATVAMGLEEGVIRQNEVINDAPITIGGTKKASYVNMGPITDLTALERSSNVYMFNIAMRMANYPSNGIAGASVDAAAAIMQNYYSQFGLGVTTGIDLPYEAKGVQGTPDRVTLLMDRVIGQYDAFTPLQVAQYISTLANGGYRVQPHFLKEVLASNSIEEDTKQVEYSFETNYLNRIEVSQDNIDHVREGLHRVVKGESGTSKVIALTGIDAAAKTGTAQVSVYGEDGIALRDSSGQPVRSLNSNLVGWAPYDNPEIAWAVFLPYMEQETVNSKIGHDLVKAYFNVKDIPWQTKPN is encoded by the coding sequence ATGGCGAAACGAATCACGGTAAGAGGAAGACGGCGTAACCACTTGCCGCTTCGATTAAATTTAATGTTCTTTGTTGTTTTTTTATTATTTGCGATTTTGATTTTTCGACTTGGTGTCGTCCAAATTGTCAATGGTGAAAAAATCTCACGCGAAGTTCAAAAAACAGAGATGATTGCTTCGAAGTATGAAGTACCACGCGGGAAAATTTATGACCGCGATGGACGATTGCTCGTCGATACGATTTCAAAATATTCGATTGTCTACCGACGCTCGCAAAATACAAAGGTCGATGAGCGGATTGAAACGGCTTCACGTCTCGCGGCCATCATCCATTTACCGAAAGATGATTGGAAGGTAACGGAACGTGACTTAAAAGATTACTGGATTGCAACCAATGCAGAAGAATCGAAACGTCGTTTTGATGCTGTCATGAAAGAAAAATATCCGACATTAGAAGATCGGAAAAAGTTATCGATTGCTGAAGAAAACCAAATCATGCTCGATACGATTACAGAAAAAGATATCGATTACGATGATAAGACAATGGAAATCGTCGCAATCAAACACAATATGGAAGTTGGATATGCGCTCGATCCCCAACTCGTCAAGCTTGGTGCGACAGCAAAAGAGATGGCGATCATTGATGAAAATCTCGAAGATTTGAAAGGCGTTTCTGTGGAACCATTCTATGAACGGTCCTATCCATATGAAGGAACACTCCGAAATATCTTTGGAAAGTACTCGAAGATTCCTGCAGAGCAACAAGCGGAATACAAGGCAAAAGGGTACAGTTTGAACGATCGGGTCGGAACATCGTTTTTAGAACAACAATATGAAGATTTATTGCGCGGGAAACCGGCATATGATGTGTATGAGACGTTTAACGGCGAACCGGTCGGTGAGCCGAACCGTGAAGAAGGGGAGTCTGGAAAAGATCTCGTTCTGACGGTTGACGCGGAATACAACAAACAGGTCGATCAAATCCTCCAACAAGCGATCAAGATGGGTCGTGGTATGGGAAGCGGCTATCTTAAAGAAGGTTATGCGGTCGTGATGAACCCACAAACGGGTGAAGTGTTAGCGATGTCGGGACAAAAACTTGATACGGCGACGAATAAATTTAGTGACGTCGCAATCAATAATGTTCTGACCTCACTCCAAATCGGATCGACGATTAAAGGGGCGACGGTTGCAATGGGACTCGAAGAAGGCGTCATTCGTCAAAATGAAGTCATCAATGATGCGCCGATTACAATCGGAGGGACGAAGAAGGCTTCTTACGTCAACATGGGGCCGATTACGGATTTGACGGCGCTCGAACGCTCGTCAAACGTATATATGTTCAACATCGCAATGCGGATGGCAAATTATCCGAGTAACGGGATTGCAGGGGCGAGCGTCGATGCTGCTGCAGCCATTATGCAAAACTACTACAGCCAGTTCGGGCTCGGCGTGACGACTGGGATTGATTTACCGTACGAAGCGAAAGGTGTGCAAGGGACACCGGACCGCGTCACGCTCTTGATGGACCGTGTCATCGGGCAATATGACGCGTTCACTCCGTTACAAGTCGCGCAGTATATCTCAACACTCGCGAACGGCGGCTATCGTGTTCAGCCGCATTTCTTAAAAGAAGTGCTCGCATCGAATTCAATTGAAGAAGATACAAAACAAGTCGAGTATAGCTTCGAAACGAATTACTTGAACCGAATCGAAGTCAGCCAAGACAACATCGATCACGTCCGCGAAGGATTGCATCGAGTCGTCAAAGGAGAGAGTGGGACTTCTAAAGTAATTGCGTTGACAGGAATCGACGCGGCAGCTAAGACGGGTACAGCACAGGTAAGTGTATATGGTGAAGACGGGATTGCGTTACGTGACAGCAGTGGTCAGCCGGTTCGTTCATTAAACTCGAACCTTGTCGGTTGGGCGCCGTATGATAATCCGGAGATCGCGTGGGCTGTATTCCTTCCATATATGGAGCAGGAAACGGTCAACTCAAAAATTGGTCATGATTTAGTGAAGGCGTACTTCAACGTAAAAGATATTCCGTGGCAGACTAAGCCAAATTAA
- a CDS encoding alpha-amylase, which yields MERNHTMMQFFEWHVENDGKHWQRLKERAPELRAAGITSVWIPPASKGQSDEDTGYGIYDVYDLGEFDQKGTVRTKYGTKDELLEAIQVAHENEIAVYADVVMNHKAAADELETINVVEVHPEDRSKEISEEFEIDAWTKFTFPGRDGKYSDFVWNHEFFNGTDFDAREERTGVFKISGKNKDWNDQVDSEFGNYDYLMFANIDYNHPEVRQEMIDWGHWFKDTLNCQGFRLDAIKHINYEFVNEFAKSMMGENPEDFYMVGEFWKSDLDDCRHFLDSVDYTIDLFDVPLHYKFHEASEQGEEFDLTTLFADTLVESHPTNAVTFVDNHDSQPGESLESWVDDWFKQHAYASVLLRKDGYPCVFYGDYYGIQGPHPVEGKKEMIDALLYARYYKAYGKQEDYLDDPHCVGWVRHGVEEFPNSGCAVLLSNADMCEKRMFVGEDRAGEEWFDYTNHQEEPVVIDEEGFGVFPVPGGGVSVFAPRDEQ from the coding sequence ATGGAACGTAACCATACAATGATGCAGTTTTTCGAGTGGCATGTAGAAAATGATGGGAAGCATTGGCAACGTTTAAAAGAGAGAGCGCCGGAGCTTCGTGCTGCAGGCATCACATCTGTTTGGATTCCACCAGCTTCTAAGGGACAATCAGATGAAGACACAGGGTATGGGATATACGATGTTTATGATTTAGGTGAGTTTGATCAAAAAGGAACGGTTCGGACGAAATACGGGACGAAAGACGAACTACTTGAAGCCATTCAAGTGGCACATGAAAATGAAATCGCCGTTTATGCCGATGTCGTCATGAACCATAAGGCGGCAGCAGATGAACTGGAGACGATCAATGTCGTTGAGGTACATCCGGAAGATCGGTCGAAAGAAATTTCAGAAGAATTCGAAATCGATGCCTGGACAAAATTCACTTTCCCGGGACGTGACGGGAAGTATTCTGATTTTGTATGGAATCATGAGTTCTTTAACGGGACGGATTTTGATGCGCGAGAAGAAAGAACCGGCGTCTTCAAAATCTCCGGAAAAAATAAAGACTGGAACGACCAAGTCGATAGCGAATTCGGGAACTATGATTACTTGATGTTTGCGAACATCGATTACAATCATCCTGAAGTCCGTCAAGAGATGATCGATTGGGGACATTGGTTTAAAGATACACTTAATTGCCAAGGATTCCGACTTGATGCAATCAAGCATATCAATTACGAATTCGTCAATGAATTCGCGAAATCAATGATGGGTGAAAATCCAGAAGATTTTTATATGGTCGGTGAATTTTGGAAGTCAGACTTAGATGATTGTCGTCACTTCTTAGATAGCGTCGACTATACAATCGATTTGTTCGATGTTCCACTTCATTATAAATTTCATGAAGCTTCAGAACAGGGCGAAGAATTTGATTTAACGACACTTTTCGCAGATACACTCGTTGAGTCGCATCCGACGAATGCTGTTACGTTCGTCGACAACCATGATTCGCAACCAGGTGAATCGCTTGAGTCATGGGTCGATGATTGGTTTAAACAACATGCTTATGCATCCGTTCTCCTGCGCAAAGACGGTTATCCTTGCGTCTTTTACGGTGATTATTATGGTATCCAGGGACCGCATCCCGTCGAAGGGAAAAAAGAGATGATTGATGCATTGCTGTACGCCCGTTACTATAAAGCCTACGGGAAACAAGAAGATTATCTCGATGATCCGCACTGTGTCGGTTGGGTCCGTCACGGAGTCGAAGAGTTCCCGAATTCAGGCTGTGCCGTATTGCTCTCAAATGCTGACATGTGTGAAAAACGGATGTTCGTCGGAGAAGACCGTGCTGGAGAAGAATGGTTCGACTATACGAACCATCAAGAAGAGCCTGTCGTGATTGATGAAGAAGGATTTGGTGTCTTCCCGGTTCCAGGTGGCGGCGTATCGGTATTCGCACCACGTGATGAACAATAA